The nucleotide sequence tttcctcgCCTTCTCTTGTTGTTGCCAGGTTTGCCGGGACTCCCTCAGATGTTGGTGACTTTGGTTTCCTGTGGCAAGAGAGTAGGGGAGGGCTGAAAAAtgtaaacaaaatgaaaattgtgaaagcattttttcttctttccacacccttttgaaaatgaaaacagaaaattaaaatgcCTATGAAACAAGCCCTAATAGAACATTAGGAATGCTTTTTTGGATGATATTGTCTTCCAACGGTGTAGAATGCTTGAATAATTAGCAAATGCAAGTGGCCAAGCTCCATTGCTATGTTCAACTGCAAAAGTTACTACACAGATAGATAGAGAGTAGTTTGCCATTgttgtttgtgttttatttacTAGTTTATCAACTGGTAGAGTTTGAAGCTGGCCTTTGTTCTACTTGTCAAAGGTGTGTTCTTTTGACCTGGTAATCTAAAAGCATTGGAACATCATGTGATAATTACTTAAATACAGGAACCAAGCAGTGtggagaaaattatggaaattgaTGAGCACATAGGATGTGCAATGAGTGGATTGATTGCCGATGCTCGTACGCTTGTTGAACATGCACGAGTTGAAACCCAAGTAATTATCAACAtcattacaatattttttttcccagtAGAGTAGCAATGATCACATAATTTAACTTTCTTTTCAACAGAATCATAGGTTCTCGTATGGGGAGGCCATGACTGTTGAGTCTACTACACAAGCTCTGTGTGATTTGGCCCTGCGATTTGGTGAAGGGGATGAAGAATCTATGGTCAGTTGCCCGTCTCTACTGATAATTACTCTTATTGGTTGCACATTTTGggtcaaatatttttatcatgcCTGGTCTGTATGCTGTGGTTCCATTCACACTTTATCCTAATGTCACTTGCATTACTTATCTGGAACAGTTATTTGTTATCTTGCTCTTGTGAAAATTTAACTAGTAGTATTGTCCTTGCTTGTTCTTGCTTTCATTCATCATGACAAGTTTGTATTTGAGATAATCCTGGTGAGAGCATTATGAAACCAAGTTGCATTTTGAAGTCACTGGTCACCAGTTGTTTTAGAACTCAGGATGTTAGGACtgcaaatataatatttaatagaaGTTCATTTATGTATATGGAaccaacaatcacaagccttaatccaacTAGGTGGGTCAGCTGCATGAATCTAGACCTCTAGCCATCTTATCCATGACCATATTCTCTGTACTGTACAAAaccaataaaaatgaaaatagaaggCAATTATCTTTCCACTCCCCATGGACTGAAACTTTTCAAATCTGCGTGTTCAATTTTTTGTTAGGTTCAGGTATGTAttagttttgtgtgtttttggtAATTTGGTGGCCAATAGTCTCTTCCCACGTATCCTCCATTAGGTCATTTGTTGTTGTGCTGGCATGGTACAATTCTTATAATTGGAGATCAGAGTCTCAGAGCTTGGACTCTGAGAATAGTTTTTGTTAAGGTAATTTGCTGGTAGCCCCGTAACTTCAACATAGAAATGTTGAGAAGATTGTTAAATCCCAAATGTAGCGGTTCATCCTTGGTTCTTGTGCCATCTGCTATGAGATCTATGGCTGCTAATAAGCTAAATGTAATATTTGCTGTTTATTCTTGGATCTGTAAATGTCATCTGTCTCCATTTTACTGTTATATGAAGGGGAAATTTTTTTGCCTCCTTATGGATATATTCAGCATATTGAATCTCTGGAGGCTTATATGCCTATCTTGAACTTTGGATAACTGGGAATGTGATCTTCATTCCGTCTGACTTTATTCTGTTAACTTTCTATGAGTAATATGTAGTCATTTGCTGCATCATGCTTTGggatttcatcttttttttgcTATGCATTTCAGAGTCCTTTATTCTGGACATGAGCAGCAGCCATAAGACTCCATACAACTTTTGTGCATCAGATTTATTTCCCActtctatccatgtgtttccTAATGTTTGATGCCTTTATTTTCAGTCTCGACCATTTGGAGTATCTCTTCTCATTGCTGGCCATGATGAGAATGGACCTAGCTTGTAAGTGCAAATTCAGTTTTTAATATGATgtcttaaaaattttgtttccaATGTAATTCAGCCTTAGTATTAACTAAGCAGTTATGATGTGAACTCTCCCCCCCAAAACGaacaactaaaaaataataatatgcaTGCTtatccaaaatataaaaaaaaaaaattctgtgtTTTAACCTTCTGATTTTGATTTGGTGTCACAGAACCTAGGTGCTAGGCAGGCTGTGGACTAGAGTGATATAAGGTCCACACTATGCGAATACTGTCTTATGCATGGTTTTAagtaatttttgtataaattaatcACAAGGTTAAGAGTTAAAAACTGTTCTGGAGCAATATGGTCACAATGATATGTAACTTTAATCGACTTCAAAAATTACCTAATATCCTACCAAAGCATATAAATCTTTGACAGTTTGTTGGTGACACATACTGATTAAAATATAAGGGGAATCTGAGAGAACTAGGCCCCTCCACTTCAGGTCCCCCCCCGAGTTGTAAGCGGCATTTCTGCTATTCCAATGTTCTGATCCATGACAAGAGGGCGGCTATGGAACTAGATAGGAAGTAGAATAAGAGAGGAAGGAGGTGAGTGCCTTGGAAAATGCATTTGATATTACCATACTGCGTTTGCGCATTCTCACTACAAGGAGCTGCCTGATGGATTTCAAACCTGGTTAGGCTTTGTGATTAAATCATAGGCTTCCAAAACCTATTACCTGCTCAATGTCGACAGCGATGTTAATGGCCCTCTTGTTTCATTACCTCAAGGCCTGCTactgattttcattttctatgaTAAGATTGTACATGTCCTCGTAGCCAGTGTCATAAGCAGCATTATTACTTTGGCTTCTGTTTCTGGACCTGCAACTTTTGCACTATGTGGGCTCAGTGCTGCCAGGTGCTTTTCTCAGCAGCTCTTGTGGCTGATGAAGTCTTAAGAATCACTAGGTTCCTAAGATGCTGCTTGCTACGCACAAAGTTTAGGTAATGGGCTACTCAGTGTAGCATGAAAATTGAGTTTGTTTCAAATTGAATGTTTGAACCCTGGCTCCATCTTGCCAAGATAGCTCAAGGCATTTTGTCttttcaaattcattgaacATATCCAGTTAAGTTGAGCTTGTAGACTGGTCACCTTCAGAATATGCTCTTATCTCAACACCTGTATGTTATCACAGGCAATCACACACAGCATGTAATGATCCAGGTGTTCGGTCAAGTTATTTAGCCTGATTTGACTTGTAGACCACACTAAGAAAACTTTGCTGCTGCATCTTCTTTCCATGGCTTCTGATTAGATTTCTTGGGCAGTTCAAACCTAAAGTATTTCCACCTTTTGGTTGGTTCTCGTTCATTTTCTTAGCTGCCATTATTTTGATCTCTTGCAGATACTACACAGATCCATCAGGCACATTCTGGCAGTGCGATGCCAAAGCCATTGGATCGGGTTCTGAAGGTGCTGACAGCTCGTTGCAGGAGCAGCATAACAAGGTATATTATGGACTTGGGTAACTTCTGTTTGGGGCCTACTCATGTACTGTTTATTATGCAcatttaatccatataattgaACTACCAGACATGCTATCCATGGTATCTGTAATTCTTTTTCCACCTCCTATTTTACGCATGCTTAAAAACCTTCTGCAGTCTGCTCCCAACATTCTATGTAGATTCATTGAGTTCATTATTCATTTGCAGGACATGACACTTAAAGAAGCAGAAACAGTAGCTCTTTCTATCCTCAAACAAGTCATGGAAGAAAAGGTTTAGCCCACCTTTATGTTTCGTCTTCTGAtttcctttgcttttttttttgggttaatttattttataagtcCAAAAGCCAATGTCACATACTTAATTCTCACCCTCGAATATATTTTGATGGAGCTTGGTTGGTTATGGTTACTACCCAATCTCAGGTGACCCCCAGTAATGTTGACATTGCAAAGGTTGCTCCCACTTACCATCTGTATACCCCTCCTGAGGTGGAAGCCGTTATCAGTCGCCTATGAGGAAAGGACATTCACAGCCGATATCTtccattaaatgggttgggctttcTAACTACATGTACTCTCCAGCGTTGTTATTCGAGGACTTCTCTTGGACATGCTTTAATTCTCTTCTGGGATTGAATTTAAACTGGTGTGTTAAACCATGCTTGCTTTTAGTTAAGCAGATGCTATGACTTGAATTCTCTTTCCCCATATATTGAACCCACTACTCTTTcgttggatttttttttctctgtgcCAATGTGCACGTTTGGACTTTGATATTGCTACCAAATTTATGGTATCTTGAAAATCACTTttataagaaagaaataaaacatttttatggGAAACACGTATATTGTTTGGAGAATCTAGTAAGCTCTCAAATGTATTGTATGTGATGTGTTTATTAAATGTTGATTGATAAACTTAATCAAACAAATTCCAACACTTAAACGTAGGAATCACTCTCAAAAGTTGAAGGTTCTCCAAACCTAGTCTAGGAATCACTCTCAATTCTGGCATATTCAGCCAGTAGTGTAGCGAGGAGATAAGTGAAGTTCAAGTGCTTGTTTATTTCGCATGTGTACGTATATTGTTTGCCCATAAGTATTAGGGTAAAAGAGACGTAAAATAGTTA is from Diospyros lotus cultivar Yz01 chromosome 2, ASM1463336v1, whole genome shotgun sequence and encodes:
- the LOC127794361 gene encoding proteasome subunit alpha type-5 is translated as MFLTRTEYDRGVNTFSPEGRLFQVEYAIEAIKLGSTAIGIKTKEGVVLAVEKRITSPLLEPSSVEKIMEIDEHIGCAMSGLIADARTLVEHARVETQNHRFSYGEAMTVESTTQALCDLALRFGEGDEESMSRPFGVSLLIAGHDENGPSLYYTDPSGTFWQCDAKAIGSGSEGADSSLQEQHNKDMTLKEAETVALSILKQVMEEKVTPSNVDIAKVAPTYHLYTPPEVEAVISRL